The proteins below are encoded in one region of Pirellulales bacterium:
- the fliW gene encoding flagellar assembly protein FliW gives MQVRTTRFANVEVQPEDLIRFSDGMLGLEDCSTWVLLADAQNDALGWLQSTTRPEVALAVVSPRRFVPEYQLRVYRRELASLRLAQPEDAQVLVIVGKNERGITLNLKAPIVMNLEQRLARQVIANGDLSLRHELAPTALRKTA, from the coding sequence ATGCAAGTCCGCACGACTCGATTCGCGAACGTGGAAGTCCAACCTGAAGACCTCATCCGATTTTCGGACGGGATGCTCGGGCTGGAAGATTGCAGCACGTGGGTGCTGCTGGCCGACGCACAGAACGACGCGCTCGGCTGGTTGCAAAGTACGACACGCCCCGAAGTGGCACTGGCAGTGGTCAGTCCGCGAAGGTTCGTGCCGGAGTATCAGCTACGCGTGTATCGCCGGGAACTGGCCTCACTGAGACTAGCGCAGCCTGAAGATGCTCAGGTCCTGGTCATCGTGGGCAAGAACGAGCGCGGCATTACGCTGAACCTGAAAGCCCCCATCGTGATGAACCTCGAACAGCGGCTCGCTCGGCAAGTGATCGCCAATGGCGACTTGTCGCTGCGACATGAGTTGGCGCCGACGGCATTGCGGAAGACGGCCTGA